A single window of Actinoallomurus bryophytorum DNA harbors:
- a CDS encoding CsbD family protein — protein MSTADKAENKAEETKGQIKETAGKATGNEELQAEGEADQAKGNIKQAGEKIKDVFKK, from the coding sequence ATGAGTACCGCAGACAAGGCCGAGAACAAGGCTGAAGAGACCAAGGGCCAGATCAAGGAGACCGCCGGCAAGGCCACGGGGAACGAAGAACTCCAGGCCGAAGGCGAGGCCGACCAGGCCAAGGGGAACATCAAGCAGGCCGGCGAGAAAATCAAGGACGTCTTCAAGAAGTGA
- a CDS encoding RidA family protein, translated as MIREIIRVEPLSTYLENWKAPTSAVTRAGDTVYVSGFPPFDPETGEVADAPIERQTELVLEQMKLCLETAGSSLDKVLKCNVYCTSVEMFAAVNAVYARYFPKDPPARIFVNVPAWPGHFDIEVDCVAVL; from the coding sequence GTGATCAGAGAGATCATCCGCGTTGAGCCCCTGTCCACGTACCTGGAGAACTGGAAGGCGCCCACCTCGGCGGTCACCAGGGCCGGCGACACCGTATACGTGTCGGGGTTCCCGCCGTTCGACCCCGAGACCGGGGAGGTGGCCGACGCTCCGATCGAGCGGCAGACCGAGCTCGTCCTGGAGCAGATGAAGCTGTGCCTGGAGACGGCGGGGTCCTCGCTGGACAAGGTCCTCAAGTGCAATGTGTACTGCACGTCGGTCGAGATGTTCGCCGCCGTCAACGCGGTCTACGCGCGGTACTTCCCCAAGGATCCGCCGGCACGGATCTTCGTCAACGTGCCGGCCTGGCCGGGCCACTTCGACATCGAGGTGGACTGCGTCGCGGTGCTCTGA
- a CDS encoding ATP-binding protein, protein MVAPISAHRKAGNLPADVTSYIGQRRLVSEARRLISAARLLTFTGPGGIGKSRLSLRVATEVRRAFSDGVWIVELADLTDEELVGRTVATTLGLRDQSDEPPIDVLLDYLADKQTLLVLDNCEHLLDGAAILARKLLSGAPQLRIIATSRQPLCVEGEHVLQVPPLTTPAPDADCSPASLAHYEAVALFAERAKAASAAFAITAENGPQVALLCRRLAGIPLAIELAAVRVRSLPLEQIVSRLNDRFAAGTSRATPPRQRTLRAAIDWSFDLCAPAEQTMWARMSVFAGGFELEDAEQVCAGDGIGSDEVFDLVAGLVDKSILLREGHRYLQLEPIHAYGAELLKRSGHETELRTRHQDWYRRLAARADDGWLGPDQIEWLARLQRDKGNIRAALTFCLEESGRPGTALGFVSSLWNYWIFIFGSYTEGRDYLDRALALDTEPSTERAKALWVDAWFALRRGEIDAAADLLAESRLIAERLQDTDALAVTTHFRGLIAFFRGEVPDAVTLLEEARDRYRAEDSTAGRWMALCHLVMATSTMGDYEEADAYGAQCMEMCETHSAYLSRSNALWAMGYGRWLRGDQQRAAAFLVDGLRAMRTTGDAWGVAECLEVLAWIAVADGRYERGARLLGAAQAAWRSIGASIPGMRFLVASHDRYEAVLRERLGAGRFAEALRAGGESGLEEAAAFALDEATTPDPAAAGQGMKQPLTRREMEIAELVAKGLRNKDIASTLVIAQRTAEGHVERILQKLGFTSRVQIARWVAERTAADPDHRGG, encoded by the coding sequence ATGGTCGCGCCAATTTCGGCCCACCGAAAAGCAGGAAACCTTCCAGCCGATGTCACGAGCTACATCGGTCAGCGTCGGCTGGTCTCCGAGGCCAGGCGGCTGATATCCGCGGCACGGCTGCTGACCTTCACCGGGCCGGGCGGGATCGGCAAGTCCCGGCTGTCCCTTCGCGTGGCCACCGAGGTACGGCGAGCGTTCTCCGATGGGGTCTGGATCGTCGAACTGGCCGATCTCACGGACGAGGAGCTGGTGGGCCGTACGGTCGCCACGACCCTGGGCCTGCGCGACCAGTCGGACGAACCACCGATCGACGTCCTCCTGGACTACCTGGCGGACAAGCAGACCCTGCTGGTGCTGGACAACTGCGAGCACCTGCTGGACGGCGCCGCCATTCTGGCCAGGAAGCTGCTGAGCGGTGCGCCGCAGCTGCGGATCATCGCCACCAGCCGCCAGCCGCTGTGCGTGGAGGGTGAGCACGTCCTGCAGGTGCCGCCGCTGACGACTCCCGCCCCCGACGCGGACTGCTCCCCCGCCTCACTCGCCCACTACGAGGCGGTGGCCCTCTTCGCCGAGCGTGCCAAGGCCGCCTCCGCCGCCTTCGCGATCACGGCGGAGAACGGCCCTCAGGTGGCGCTCCTCTGCCGGCGGCTCGCCGGGATACCGCTGGCCATCGAGCTGGCCGCGGTCCGCGTCCGCTCGCTGCCCCTCGAACAGATCGTGAGCCGGCTGAACGACCGCTTCGCCGCCGGGACCAGCCGCGCGACGCCTCCCCGGCAACGGACACTGCGGGCGGCCATCGACTGGAGCTTCGACCTGTGTGCCCCCGCCGAGCAGACGATGTGGGCGCGGATGTCGGTGTTCGCCGGCGGCTTCGAGCTGGAGGACGCCGAGCAGGTGTGCGCCGGCGACGGGATCGGCTCGGACGAGGTGTTCGACCTCGTCGCGGGGCTGGTCGACAAGTCGATCCTGCTGCGGGAAGGGCATCGCTACCTGCAGCTGGAGCCCATCCACGCGTACGGGGCCGAGCTCCTGAAACGGTCAGGTCACGAGACCGAGCTGCGTACACGGCACCAGGACTGGTACCGGCGGCTGGCGGCACGGGCGGACGACGGATGGCTGGGGCCCGATCAGATCGAGTGGCTCGCCCGCCTGCAGCGCGACAAGGGCAACATCCGCGCGGCGCTGACCTTCTGCCTGGAGGAGTCCGGCCGTCCGGGTACGGCACTCGGCTTCGTCTCCTCGCTGTGGAACTACTGGATCTTCATCTTCGGCTCCTACACCGAGGGCCGCGACTACCTCGACCGCGCGCTCGCGCTCGACACGGAGCCGAGCACCGAGCGGGCCAAGGCGCTGTGGGTCGACGCCTGGTTCGCACTGCGCCGGGGAGAGATCGACGCCGCGGCCGACCTGCTGGCCGAATCCCGTCTCATCGCCGAACGGCTCCAGGACACCGATGCGCTCGCCGTCACCACCCACTTCCGCGGCCTCATCGCGTTCTTCCGCGGGGAGGTCCCGGACGCGGTCACGCTCCTGGAGGAGGCGCGCGACCGCTACCGCGCCGAGGACAGCACGGCCGGCCGGTGGATGGCACTGTGCCATCTGGTCATGGCCACCTCCACCATGGGCGACTACGAAGAGGCCGACGCGTACGGCGCGCAGTGCATGGAGATGTGCGAGACGCACAGCGCCTATCTGAGCAGGTCGAACGCATTGTGGGCGATGGGTTACGGCCGGTGGCTGCGCGGCGACCAGCAGCGCGCCGCCGCGTTCCTCGTCGACGGCCTGCGGGCCATGCGGACGACGGGGGACGCGTGGGGTGTCGCGGAGTGCCTCGAAGTGCTCGCCTGGATCGCCGTGGCCGACGGGCGCTACGAGCGCGGCGCCCGGTTGCTGGGCGCCGCCCAGGCCGCCTGGCGGTCCATCGGCGCGTCGATTCCGGGCATGCGGTTCCTCGTCGCCTCGCACGACCGGTACGAGGCCGTGTTGCGTGAACGGCTGGGCGCGGGCCGGTTCGCCGAGGCGCTCCGCGCCGGCGGGGAGTCCGGGCTGGAGGAGGCCGCGGCCTTCGCGCTCGACGAGGCCACGACGCCGGACCCGGCAGCGGCGGGCCAGGGCATGAAGCAGCCGCTCACCCGGCGCGAGATGGAGATCGCCGAGCTGGTCGCCAAGGGCCTGCGGAACAAGGACATCGCGTCCACCCTGGTGATCGCCCAGCGTACGGCCGAGGGTCACGTCGAGCGCATCCTGCAGAAGCTCGGGTTCACCTCGCGGGTGCAGATCGCCCGCTGGGTCGCCGAGCGCACGGCGGCCGACCCGGATCACCGGGGCGGCTGA
- a CDS encoding phosphatase PAP2 family protein, whose protein sequence is MNSRRRGPVHAAFDSGAYRDMVALARHTTWLNGAANRWSDYGLLLFVVPVVAGLRRNGWRALWVAGAMVAAFALSALTKLAFAEQRPCRTLPSVGHIVALCPPLGDYAFPSNHAVLAGAGAMAVWALDRRLGAVAAVNAVVIAAARVYVGVHYPHDVVAGLLFGALVAGGGTWAGSRLGPPVLRRVRGRRGSDGERPDAELPTIAVVLLGKYNRRNER, encoded by the coding sequence GTGAACTCGAGGAGGCGCGGTCCTGTGCACGCGGCGTTCGACAGTGGCGCCTACCGCGACATGGTCGCGCTGGCACGCCACACCACCTGGCTCAACGGAGCCGCGAACCGGTGGAGCGACTACGGACTGCTGCTCTTCGTCGTGCCGGTCGTGGCCGGCCTCCGGCGGAACGGGTGGCGGGCGCTGTGGGTGGCCGGCGCGATGGTGGCGGCGTTCGCCCTCAGTGCCCTGACCAAGCTCGCGTTCGCCGAGCAGCGTCCGTGCCGGACGCTGCCGTCGGTCGGGCACATCGTGGCCCTCTGCCCGCCGCTGGGTGACTACGCGTTCCCGAGCAACCACGCGGTACTGGCGGGCGCGGGCGCGATGGCGGTCTGGGCGCTCGACCGGAGGCTGGGCGCCGTGGCGGCGGTGAACGCGGTGGTGATCGCGGCGGCGCGTGTCTACGTCGGCGTCCACTATCCGCACGACGTCGTGGCCGGGCTGCTGTTCGGCGCGCTCGTCGCCGGGGGCGGGACCTGGGCGGGAAGCCGCCTCGGCCCGCCGGTGCTGCGCCGTGTCCGAGGGCGCCGCGGGAGCGACGGTGAGCGGCCGGATGCCGAACTTCCTACTATCGCTGTAGTACTACTGGGTAAGTACAATCGGCGGAATGAGCGATGA
- a CDS encoding BlaI/MecI/CopY family transcriptional regulator produces the protein MSDEPPAKQRPDGGSARRQPGMLEDEVLAVLWTNGRPMTPAQVQLELGDRLAYTTVMSTLTRMHRKGLVSREPVGKGYVYTPTVDEASHTAQAMTDLLSRRRDRAGVLARFVSSLRPEDEELLQRLLRGDPGI, from the coding sequence ATGAGCGATGAGCCCCCTGCGAAGCAGCGCCCCGATGGCGGTTCCGCCCGGCGTCAGCCCGGGATGCTCGAGGACGAGGTGCTGGCCGTGCTGTGGACGAACGGACGGCCCATGACGCCCGCGCAGGTGCAGCTCGAGCTTGGCGACAGGCTCGCCTACACCACGGTGATGTCGACCCTGACCCGGATGCATCGCAAGGGGCTGGTCTCCCGCGAGCCGGTGGGCAAGGGCTACGTCTACACCCCGACCGTCGACGAGGCCTCGCACACCGCTCAGGCGATGACCGACCTCCTGAGCCGCCGCCGTGACCGCGCCGGGGTGCTGGCCCGGTTCGTGTCGTCGCTGCGGCCCGAGGACGAGGAACTCCTCCAGCGGCTGCTGCGCGGCGACCCGGGCATCTGA
- a CDS encoding phosphatase PAP2 family protein, which produces MSTARLGLIAGASAGLLLALLVLVELRHGRPLPADLAVHRWAVRHRPAGPRETAAIITATGVGAVPYTLVMVAGIIAGSGPYGRVLMVVRTLAVLLAVQALRLALATAVGRQRPPAVDWAVHVTGYAFPSGHTATSAAAAGVLVWAAYPRLRGVPRAVFVACAAAWALAVGLSRVYLGVHWPSDVVGGWSFTVVVLSSAVLLLRHRAVRHRDVRH; this is translated from the coding sequence GTGAGCACGGCGCGGTTGGGGCTCATCGCGGGTGCGAGCGCGGGTCTGCTGCTCGCGCTGCTCGTGCTGGTCGAGCTCCGCCACGGCCGCCCGCTCCCGGCCGATCTCGCGGTGCACCGCTGGGCCGTACGCCACCGTCCGGCCGGGCCGCGCGAGACGGCGGCGATCATCACCGCCACCGGCGTCGGCGCGGTCCCGTACACCCTGGTCATGGTGGCCGGGATCATCGCCGGATCCGGTCCGTACGGGCGGGTGTTGATGGTGGTGCGTACGCTGGCGGTCCTGCTGGCCGTCCAGGCGCTGCGGCTCGCCCTGGCGACGGCCGTCGGTCGTCAGCGCCCGCCGGCCGTGGACTGGGCGGTCCACGTCACGGGCTACGCGTTCCCCTCCGGCCACACCGCGACCTCGGCGGCCGCGGCCGGGGTCCTGGTCTGGGCCGCTTATCCGCGCCTTCGCGGCGTCCCGCGCGCGGTGTTCGTCGCGTGTGCCGCGGCCTGGGCCCTCGCCGTCGGTCTGTCCCGCGTCTACCTCGGCGTTCACTGGCCGAGCGACGTGGTCGGCGGCTGGTCGTTCACCGTCGTGGTGCTGAGCTCGGCGGTCCTGCTCCTTCGTCACCGGGCCGTTCGCCACCGGGACGTCCGCCACTGA
- a CDS encoding sigma-70 family RNA polymerase sigma factor, with protein sequence MKQLEFQEFYEARRDACLRAVLASVGDRQLAEDLVAEAFTRAWVSWQKVGRHPAPSAWIVRTALNTRVSWWRRRRREVALDGGHDVVDTTAVDTDLDPALLTALRRLPQRQREVIVFRVFLDLDTQATAKVLGIAPGTVTAHLSRAVTALRGHLVTADNPEAGS encoded by the coding sequence GTGAAGCAGCTGGAGTTCCAGGAGTTCTACGAGGCCCGCCGGGACGCGTGCCTGCGGGCGGTCCTGGCGAGTGTGGGTGATCGGCAGCTCGCCGAGGACCTGGTCGCCGAGGCGTTCACCCGGGCCTGGGTGTCGTGGCAGAAGGTCGGCCGGCATCCGGCGCCGTCCGCGTGGATCGTGCGTACGGCGCTTAACACCCGGGTCTCGTGGTGGCGACGGCGGCGACGCGAGGTCGCGCTGGACGGGGGCCACGACGTCGTGGACACCACGGCCGTGGACACCGACCTGGATCCCGCGCTGCTCACCGCGCTGCGCCGGCTGCCGCAGCGGCAACGGGAAGTGATCGTGTTCCGGGTCTTCCTCGACCTCGACACCCAGGCCACCGCCAAGGTCCTCGGTATCGCGCCGGGGACGGTCACCGCCCACCTGTCGCGAGCGGTCACGGCGCTGCGCGGCCATCTCGTCACCGCCGACAATCCGGAGGCCGGATCATGA
- a CDS encoding response regulator, with amino-acid sequence MSLRAVIADDQSLVRTGFRMILAADGIEVVAEAVDGTEAVSAVRRTRPDVVLMDIRMPRMDGLEATRQITAAGDDTRVIILTTYDLDHYVYGALTAGASGFLLKDVTPEYLVAAVRLVRSGDALLAPAITRRLVERFAVRDETKALLHRDLSELTPRELEVLRLLATGLSNAELATRLTLSAATVKTHVARILSKLGLRDRVQAVVLAYETGLISPGGSQ; translated from the coding sequence GTGAGCCTGCGCGCGGTCATCGCCGACGACCAGTCGCTGGTGCGCACCGGGTTCCGCATGATCCTCGCCGCCGACGGCATCGAGGTGGTGGCCGAGGCGGTCGACGGGACCGAGGCGGTCTCCGCCGTCCGCCGGACCCGGCCCGACGTCGTGCTGATGGACATCCGCATGCCGCGGATGGACGGGCTGGAGGCCACCAGGCAGATCACGGCCGCCGGAGACGATACGCGGGTCATCATCCTGACCACCTACGACCTCGACCACTACGTGTACGGCGCGCTCACCGCCGGTGCCAGCGGCTTCCTGCTGAAGGACGTCACCCCGGAGTACCTCGTGGCCGCGGTACGCCTCGTACGCTCCGGCGACGCCCTGCTCGCGCCGGCGATCACCCGCCGCCTGGTCGAGCGCTTCGCCGTCCGCGACGAGACGAAGGCCCTGCTGCACCGTGACCTGTCCGAGCTGACGCCGCGCGAGCTCGAGGTGCTGCGCCTGCTCGCCACCGGCCTGTCCAACGCCGAGCTCGCCACCCGGCTGACCCTCAGCGCGGCGACGGTGAAGACGCACGTCGCACGCATCCTGTCCAAGCTCGGGCTGCGCGACCGCGTCCAGGCCGTCGTGCTCGCCTACGAGACCGGGCTCATCTCCCCGGGGGGTTCGCAGTGA
- a CDS encoding sensor histidine kinase, translating to MQTDERRAWRRQLRDLLRPEPKGTSLSRRAVIADAVFAVVLTVLALAMAARLHGDTQIIHLGTRVPAPPRPPAPPVPPGVPLPGSVHSYPGPRSHPVPWPITVLTTLPLAARRRYPLLTFVVVVCAALFVGENATWITLLAYVVAAYSAIAYSRYRVQAMAGLVLAAVLAGVAFRHADPALPGWSGPFFVLLVASVLASFVRFWQRRLKASQRRFTELQEAQEEATRRAVEEERARIAAELHDVVTHNVSVMVIQTGAARKVMDAEPELSKQAMLEVEASGRAAMSELRHVMGLLSASDDERPDGLEPQPGLGQLGALVERVRAAGMTVSVAVSPPPGPLPPGVELTAYRVVQEALTNTIKHASGAAASVTIGHDGDRLEIEVTDTGGEPGAGTRTGDGRGLIGLRERLAVYGGTLEAGPRIGGGYRIRALVPWTAP from the coding sequence GTGCAGACGGACGAACGGCGTGCGTGGCGGCGGCAGCTACGCGACCTGCTGCGTCCCGAGCCGAAAGGCACGTCGCTGTCCCGGCGGGCCGTCATCGCCGACGCCGTGTTCGCGGTCGTCCTGACGGTCCTCGCGTTGGCCATGGCCGCGAGGCTCCACGGCGACACACAGATCATCCACCTGGGCACGCGGGTCCCGGCCCCGCCCAGACCGCCGGCGCCGCCTGTTCCCCCGGGAGTCCCCCTGCCCGGCTCGGTGCACTCGTACCCGGGCCCGCGATCCCATCCCGTTCCCTGGCCGATCACCGTGCTGACGACGTTGCCGCTCGCCGCACGGCGCCGGTATCCGCTCCTCACCTTCGTGGTGGTGGTGTGCGCGGCCCTGTTCGTGGGGGAGAACGCGACCTGGATCACCCTGCTGGCCTATGTGGTCGCCGCCTACAGCGCCATCGCCTACAGCCGCTACCGCGTGCAGGCGATGGCCGGCCTCGTACTCGCGGCCGTGCTGGCCGGCGTCGCCTTTCGGCATGCCGACCCCGCGCTTCCAGGCTGGTCAGGGCCCTTCTTCGTCCTGCTGGTCGCGAGTGTGCTCGCGAGTTTCGTCCGATTCTGGCAGCGGCGGCTCAAGGCCAGCCAGCGCCGGTTCACCGAGCTCCAGGAGGCCCAGGAAGAGGCCACACGGCGTGCCGTCGAGGAAGAACGTGCCCGGATCGCCGCCGAGCTGCACGACGTCGTCACCCACAATGTGAGCGTGATGGTGATCCAGACCGGTGCGGCGCGCAAGGTGATGGACGCGGAACCGGAACTGTCCAAGCAGGCCATGCTGGAGGTCGAGGCCAGCGGCCGGGCCGCCATGTCCGAGCTGCGCCATGTCATGGGGCTGCTCTCCGCGTCGGACGACGAGAGGCCCGACGGGCTCGAGCCACAGCCCGGGCTCGGCCAGCTCGGCGCCCTGGTCGAACGGGTGCGCGCCGCGGGGATGACGGTGAGCGTCGCGGTGTCACCGCCGCCGGGCCCGCTGCCTCCGGGGGTCGAACTGACCGCCTACCGGGTCGTCCAGGAGGCACTGACCAACACGATCAAGCATGCCTCCGGCGCGGCGGCCTCGGTGACGATCGGCCATGACGGTGACCGGCTGGAGATCGAGGTCACCGACACCGGCGGGGAGCCGGGGGCCGGGACGCGTACGGGTGACGGCCGCGGCCTGATCGGCCTGCGCGAACGTCTCGCCGTCTATGGCGGGACCCTGGAGGCCGGTCCGAGGATCGGCGGCGGATACCGGATCAGGGCCCTGGTCCCCTGGACGGCCCCGTGA
- a CDS encoding ABC transporter ATP-binding protein, giving the protein MGNLIELAGATKRYDGAGAPALGPLTLTVEHGEALAVTGPSGSGKSTLLNLVAGLDKPTSGTVTVDGLGIGRLGERALARFRRERIGMVFQFFNLLDDLTVADNVLLPAQLAGMPRAKAAARTSELLRTLGIDRHARAYPGRLSGGERQRVALARALVNRPALLLADEPTGALDTASGQDVRELLVDLHRGGQTIVLVTHDLALAEACASRTVHLVDGHVASDQTAEVSR; this is encoded by the coding sequence ATGGGAAACCTGATCGAGTTGGCCGGAGCGACGAAACGGTATGACGGTGCCGGCGCACCGGCGCTCGGACCACTGACGCTCACCGTCGAGCACGGGGAGGCCCTCGCCGTCACCGGGCCCTCCGGCAGCGGGAAGTCCACGCTGCTGAACCTCGTCGCCGGCCTCGACAAGCCGACCTCCGGCACCGTGACCGTGGACGGGCTGGGGATCGGCCGGCTCGGCGAGCGCGCGCTGGCCCGGTTCCGCCGCGAACGGATCGGCATGGTGTTCCAGTTCTTCAACCTGCTCGACGACCTCACCGTCGCCGACAACGTCCTGCTCCCGGCCCAGCTCGCGGGGATGCCGCGCGCGAAGGCGGCCGCCCGTACGTCCGAGCTCCTGCGGACGCTCGGCATCGATCGGCACGCCCGCGCCTATCCGGGCCGGCTGTCCGGGGGCGAACGCCAGCGGGTCGCGCTCGCGCGAGCGCTGGTGAACCGCCCCGCGCTGCTGCTCGCCGACGAACCCACGGGCGCGCTGGACACCGCGTCGGGCCAGGACGTACGTGAGCTGCTGGTGGACCTGCACCGTGGCGGGCAGACCATCGTCCTCGTCACCCACGACCTCGCCCTCGCCGAAGCGTGCGCGAGCCGTACGGTCCACCTCGTCGACGGCCACGTCGCGTCCGACCAGACCGCGGAGGTCTCCCGATGA
- a CDS encoding ABC transporter permease: MSALGRVVRSGVGRRRVQTLVVALTTLMAVASAVVAGSLMVASSAPFDHAFARQHGPHLIAQVDGARASTARLAATGHLPGVTASAGPYETTVISAQDPNGMRTPELTVAGRAAPGGTVDDLTLDSGRWPAKPGEIVLPTGFPPDLFPLGSSLHVEGGPVLTVVGRVTSVSGTADAWVTPGQIAALRAAGAPVTVEMLYRFASAGSKSQVAAGRARLAAALPGGALLGTQSYLDTKLSADTGAAPFIPFLMAFGVLGLVMSVIIISSVVSGAVGASVRRIGILKAIGLTPGQVVWAYVAQALMPAAAGTVLGVVLGNLLALPLLGDAQQVYGSTGLSVAWWVDLAVPAVALAVVVTAALVPALRAGRLRTVEAITVGRAPGTGRGQWAHRAVGRLPLPRAVTLGLASPFAHPVRTAAMLAAVVFGTTAATFAVGLTSSLNAVAAAQHPGAASGASVLTFGPPVPGGPPRQVSAADRVRIPAAIQAQPGTRSFYGTAFAQVAVQGVTGPVQAQLYKGDSRSGAYDMVSGHWFTGPGQVVVPSHFLDATGTRVGDTVTAADGGTRVPLRIVGEAFDPSRNGLRLYADIASFASVKGGIPIDAYTVMVDPGVDVAGYVARLDATLRPLGAQAVPGDDSRDDLLIIVDSMAAILTLMLVAVAALGVLNSVVLDTRERVHDLGVCKAIGMSPRQTVTMVLASVAGLGVVGGIIGVPAGIALHDYILPVMGHAAGTRLTPRIESVYHGLELVLLGLGGVAIAVLGATLPAGWAAKARTATALRTE, encoded by the coding sequence ATGAGTGCGCTCGGCCGCGTCGTACGGTCCGGGGTGGGCCGGAGACGTGTCCAGACCCTGGTGGTCGCCCTGACGACCCTGATGGCGGTGGCCTCGGCGGTCGTCGCCGGATCGCTGATGGTCGCCTCGTCCGCGCCCTTCGACCACGCCTTCGCCCGGCAGCATGGCCCGCACCTGATCGCGCAGGTCGACGGGGCCAGGGCGAGTACGGCGCGGCTGGCCGCCACCGGGCACCTGCCCGGCGTCACCGCGAGCGCGGGCCCGTACGAGACCACGGTGATCAGCGCGCAGGATCCGAACGGCATGCGAACCCCGGAACTGACCGTCGCGGGCCGTGCCGCTCCCGGCGGCACCGTCGACGACCTCACCCTCGACTCCGGGCGGTGGCCGGCGAAACCGGGCGAGATCGTGCTCCCGACGGGCTTCCCGCCCGACCTCTTCCCGCTCGGGTCCTCCCTGCACGTCGAGGGCGGCCCGGTGCTGACCGTCGTCGGCCGGGTTACGTCGGTCAGCGGGACCGCCGACGCGTGGGTGACGCCCGGGCAGATCGCCGCGCTCAGGGCGGCCGGAGCCCCCGTGACCGTGGAGATGCTCTACCGCTTCGCCTCCGCGGGTTCGAAGAGCCAGGTCGCCGCCGGCCGGGCGAGGCTCGCGGCGGCACTGCCGGGAGGGGCGCTGCTCGGCACGCAGTCCTACCTGGACACCAAGCTGAGCGCCGACACGGGCGCGGCGCCGTTCATCCCCTTCCTCATGGCCTTCGGCGTGCTCGGCCTGGTCATGTCGGTCATCATCATCTCCAGCGTGGTCAGCGGCGCGGTCGGGGCGAGCGTGCGCAGGATCGGCATCCTCAAGGCCATCGGACTGACCCCCGGCCAGGTCGTCTGGGCCTATGTCGCCCAGGCGCTCATGCCGGCCGCGGCGGGCACCGTGCTGGGCGTGGTCCTCGGCAACCTGCTGGCGCTCCCGCTGCTGGGCGACGCGCAGCAGGTGTACGGGAGTACGGGGCTGTCGGTGGCCTGGTGGGTCGACCTCGCCGTGCCGGCCGTCGCGCTGGCCGTGGTCGTGACCGCCGCCCTGGTCCCCGCGCTGCGGGCCGGCCGGCTGAGGACGGTCGAGGCGATCACCGTCGGCCGCGCACCGGGCACCGGCCGCGGCCAGTGGGCGCACCGCGCCGTCGGGCGGCTGCCCTTGCCACGGGCGGTGACCCTCGGGCTGGCGAGCCCGTTCGCACACCCGGTGCGTACGGCCGCGATGCTGGCCGCCGTGGTGTTCGGGACGACCGCGGCGACCTTCGCGGTCGGCCTGACCTCGTCCCTGAACGCGGTCGCGGCCGCCCAGCACCCCGGCGCGGCCTCCGGCGCCTCCGTGCTCACTTTCGGGCCTCCGGTCCCCGGCGGGCCGCCGCGACAGGTCTCCGCGGCCGACCGCGTACGGATCCCCGCCGCCATCCAGGCACAGCCGGGCACCAGGTCCTTCTACGGCACGGCCTTCGCACAGGTCGCCGTCCAGGGCGTCACGGGACCGGTCCAGGCCCAGCTCTACAAGGGTGACTCGCGTTCCGGCGCCTACGACATGGTCTCGGGGCACTGGTTCACCGGGCCGGGACAGGTGGTCGTACCCAGCCACTTCCTCGATGCGACCGGCACCAGGGTCGGCGACACCGTCACCGCCGCCGACGGAGGGACGCGGGTGCCTCTCCGGATCGTCGGCGAGGCGTTCGACCCGAGCAGGAACGGGCTGCGGCTCTACGCGGACATCGCCTCGTTCGCGTCCGTCAAGGGCGGCATCCCGATCGACGCCTACACCGTCATGGTCGATCCCGGGGTCGACGTCGCCGGCTACGTCGCCAGGCTCGATGCCACGCTGCGGCCGCTGGGGGCGCAGGCGGTGCCGGGCGACGACTCGAGGGACGACCTGCTGATCATCGTGGACTCGATGGCGGCGATCCTCACCCTCATGCTGGTCGCCGTCGCCGCGCTCGGCGTGCTCAACTCGGTGGTCCTCGACACCCGGGAACGCGTCCACGACCTCGGTGTCTGCAAGGCGATCGGCATGTCACCCCGCCAGACCGTGACCATGGTGCTCGCCTCGGTCGCGGGGCTCGGCGTGGTCGGCGGGATCATCGGCGTGCCGGCCGGGATCGCGCTGCACGACTACATCCTGCCGGTGATGGGCCACGCCGCCGGTACCCGGCTCACCCCGCGGATCGAGTCGGTCTACCACGGGCTGGAGCTGGTCCTGCTCGGGCTGGGCGGAGTGGCGATCGCGGTACTGGGCGCGACGCTTCCCGCCGGCTGGGCCGCCAAGGCGCGCACCGCCACCGCACTGCGCACCGAATAG
- a CDS encoding BlaI/MecI/CopY family transcriptional regulator, whose product MAEGERRAAGALEAEVMAVLQRAGRPLNAAEVQALLASELAYTTVVTILSRMHGKGLLTRAKEGRAFRYAPVSDEPGLVARSMHRTMAAEADREAVLARFVDTLSDQDERLLRELLDGR is encoded by the coding sequence ATGGCTGAGGGCGAGCGGCGGGCCGCGGGCGCGCTGGAGGCCGAGGTCATGGCGGTCCTGCAGCGCGCCGGGCGGCCGCTGAACGCCGCCGAGGTGCAGGCCCTGCTGGCCAGCGAGCTCGCGTACACGACCGTGGTGACCATCCTGTCCCGTATGCACGGCAAGGGGCTGCTGACGCGCGCCAAGGAGGGCCGCGCGTTCCGCTACGCGCCGGTGAGCGACGAGCCGGGCCTGGTGGCCCGGAGCATGCACCGGACGATGGCGGCGGAGGCGGACCGCGAGGCGGTGCTTGCACGCTTCGTCGACACGCTGTCCGACCAGGACGAGCGCCTGCTGCGCGAGCTGCTGGACGGCCGCTGA